A genomic segment from Candidatus Brocadia sp. encodes:
- a CDS encoding 50S ribosomal protein L25, whose amino-acid sequence MAIFDLKAEKRTTQGSKGVKKLRMAGQIPAMLYGHKQDNVMLCLKEDEFARILHTGTRMIRLTVDNKKESALIKEVQYDNLTDRVLHVDFSRIDLDERVRLRVPIELVGESVGVKEGGVLTHVGKDIEVECLPIAIPEKIKVNISELGLGKAIHVKELPEIEGVQYTSDSEAVVVSVHQVVEKKAVPEEELLAEPEVITRKPKEGEEAEPEKKV is encoded by the coding sequence ATGGCGATTTTCGATTTAAAAGCGGAAAAAAGGACAACGCAGGGAAGTAAAGGAGTTAAAAAACTAAGAATGGCTGGACAAATTCCAGCTATGTTATATGGCCATAAACAAGATAACGTGATGCTTTGTCTGAAGGAAGATGAATTTGCGCGTATATTGCATACCGGAACAAGGATGATCCGTTTAACAGTTGACAATAAGAAGGAATCTGCACTTATAAAAGAGGTACAATATGATAATCTTACAGACCGTGTACTTCATGTGGATTTTTCGCGTATTGATCTGGATGAAAGGGTAAGGCTGCGAGTACCAATTGAGTTGGTTGGGGAATCGGTTGGAGTAAAAGAAGGTGGTGTATTGACCCATGTCGGGAAAGACATTGAAGTAGAATGTCTTCCAATTGCAATACCTGAAAAGATAAAAGTAAATATATCAGAATTAGGCCTGGGCAAGGCAATCCATGTTAAAGAATTACCCGAAATAGAGGGTGTACAGTATACGTCGGATAGTGAGGCAGTTGTCGTGTCTGTTCATCAGGTTGTGGAGAAAAAAGCCGTACCTGAAGAGGAACTGCTGGCAGAGCCTGAGGTTATTACCAGGAAACCGAAAGAGGGGGAAGAAGCAGAGCCGGAGAAAAAGGTTTAG
- the rpsF gene encoding 30S ribosomal protein S6, with the protein MYEGLFLIDNAHASMEWDNVVKHIHDILQKNGAEILKTEKWGEKKLAYKIKGHKRGTYLLIHFNAKNTAVAMIKRDFQLSDYIVRSLIVKDDKIEELSQIGVTEAVAAEKDTSKIPESTDVGMLEKPDVSVGVTGEG; encoded by the coding sequence ATGTATGAAGGATTGTTTTTAATCGATAATGCACATGCCAGTATGGAGTGGGATAATGTGGTCAAACATATCCATGATATCCTGCAAAAGAATGGTGCGGAGATCCTGAAAACTGAAAAATGGGGTGAAAAAAAGTTGGCATACAAGATCAAGGGGCATAAGCGTGGTACATACCTGCTGATCCATTTTAATGCAAAAAATACAGCCGTAGCAATGATCAAAAGAGATTTTCAGCTTTCTGATTATATTGTCCGTTCTCTTATTGTAAAAGATGACAAGATTGAAGAGTTGTCTCAGATAGGTGTAACCGAAGCAGTGGCAGCAGAAAAGGATACCAGCAAAATACCTGAAAGCACAGATGTTGGTATGTTGGAAAAGCCTGATGTGTCTGTAGGTGTTACTGGTGAAGGATAG
- the amrA gene encoding AmmeMemoRadiSam system protein A, producing MKILISLDEQAKKILLDIARKSIEAAVKQKPKPDFSCDHADLQGRQGVFVTLKTHGQLRGCIGRFVSDMPLYQSVSEIAISSATEDPRFEFNRIKPAELDHLEIEISVLSPLKPIDNPLDFDLGKQGIFIKKGLHVGCFLPQVAAETGWSKEEFLSHCCASKAGLPATAWKQKDVEIYTFTTETIEEKK from the coding sequence CTGAAAATACTTATTTCTTTGGACGAACAAGCCAAAAAAATCCTTTTAGACATCGCCAGAAAGAGCATCGAGGCTGCTGTAAAACAGAAACCCAAACCAGACTTTTCTTGTGATCATGCAGACCTCCAGGGAAGACAGGGGGTTTTTGTCACCTTGAAAACTCACGGGCAACTCCGCGGCTGTATAGGTCGTTTCGTATCTGATATGCCTCTTTATCAATCAGTTTCTGAAATAGCAATTTCTTCGGCAACGGAAGATCCCCGATTTGAATTCAACCGGATCAAACCTGCAGAGTTAGACCATCTGGAGATTGAGATCTCTGTGTTATCCCCGCTAAAGCCAATTGACAACCCACTCGATTTTGACCTTGGGAAACAGGGTATATTTATCAAAAAAGGCTTACACGTTGGATGTTTCTTGCCTCAGGTAGCGGCAGAAACTGGCTGGAGTAAAGAAGAATTTTTGTCCCATTGTTGCGCGAGCAAAGCAGGTTTACCCGCCACTGCATGGAAACAGAAAGATGTGGAGATTTATACCTTCACCACAGAGACAATCGAAGAAAAAAAATAA
- a CDS encoding aminoacyl-tRNA hydrolase: MKIIVGLGNPGEKYLKTRHNCGFMIIDRLAQQLEMVCNQKKFQSFFCKKSVEQEEIILLKPQTFMNLSGVAVREAVDMYKCALQNLMIVCDDLDLPLGKIRIRRNGGSGGHRGLESIAASLGSAGFSRLKVGIGRPPVGDPGNYVLSKFSGEEEAVAAKIIEKACLALRTWIFEGIEACMNKFN, from the coding sequence ATGAAGATTATTGTTGGACTGGGTAATCCGGGAGAAAAGTATTTAAAGACGAGACACAATTGTGGTTTTATGATAATTGACCGACTTGCACAGCAGCTTGAAATGGTGTGTAATCAGAAAAAATTTCAGTCTTTCTTTTGTAAGAAGAGTGTGGAACAGGAAGAAATTATACTTTTAAAGCCGCAGACATTTATGAACCTGAGCGGGGTTGCTGTAAGGGAGGCTGTGGATATGTATAAATGTGCGTTACAAAACCTCATGATTGTATGTGATGATTTAGATTTGCCTTTGGGAAAAATACGTATCAGGCGCAACGGTGGTAGCGGGGGGCACCGAGGTTTGGAATCCATTGCTGCCAGTTTGGGGTCCGCAGGTTTTTCCCGATTAAAGGTTGGGATAGGACGCCCGCCGGTAGGAGATCCAGGCAACTATGTACTTTCCAAGTTTTCAGGGGAAGAGGAAGCCGTAGCAGCGAAAATTATCGAGAAGGCTTGTCTGGCCCTGAGAACCTGGATTTTTGAAGGGATCGAAGCATGCATGAATAAATTTAATTAA
- the amrB gene encoding AmmeMemoRadiSam system protein B: MKTAPPFVILLMIILSTAVLFAQTEPGQVWEAQAAGRFYPGNETALKDQINTFFKNAHKQTSKGKPIALISPHAGYQYSGQVAAYGYHAIKDFGFTRVIILSPSHFKSGKRFRGASILNVNNFKTPLGLIPVDQEACKQLIDTSDTSSNEAHKTTLFGSYEGAYQGEHSLETQLPFLQMSLKTFKLVPIMVGILIHDDFERVAKAIRPLIDDKTIVVVSSDFTHYGEGYGYVPFRKNIEKNIKALDYGTFDKILNKDFEGLKSYRKETGINACGIMPIELLLKLLPDNASGEILNYDTSGRQSGDFSFSVSYASILFTKPSEAKSGLHIPKRDQTNNQQFFLTSDEKAFLLSLARNTLEIYTKTGASPKLDQVNDKLTLRLKEKYGVFVTLKKSGELRGCIGHIIPRTSLFQGVIENTINSSSNDRRFPPVDAKEVSDITIEISVLSHLKKIHRPAEFTAGKDGIIIRKGHASAVFLPQVAVEQGWDRAETLCRLCEKAGLSRDAWKDEGMEFYVFTADVFHEAEKT, translated from the coding sequence ATGAAAACAGCACCCCCATTCGTCATTCTCTTAATGATCATATTATCCACTGCAGTATTGTTTGCCCAAACGGAACCTGGGCAGGTTTGGGAAGCACAAGCGGCAGGACGCTTTTATCCCGGTAATGAAACTGCTTTGAAGGATCAAATAAATACCTTTTTTAAAAACGCCCACAAACAAACATCAAAAGGAAAACCCATTGCCCTTATTTCACCGCATGCGGGATACCAATACTCTGGCCAAGTAGCAGCTTACGGATATCATGCAATTAAAGATTTTGGGTTTACAAGGGTTATTATCCTTTCGCCCAGTCATTTTAAAAGCGGCAAGCGATTTCGAGGCGCCTCTATTCTTAATGTAAACAACTTTAAAACACCTCTAGGGCTCATTCCTGTTGATCAGGAGGCATGTAAACAACTCATAGATACTTCCGACACATCATCAAATGAGGCGCACAAAACAACACTCTTCGGTTCTTATGAAGGCGCTTATCAGGGAGAGCATTCACTGGAAACCCAATTACCTTTCTTACAAATGTCTCTAAAAACCTTTAAATTGGTTCCTATCATGGTAGGTATATTAATACACGATGATTTCGAACGTGTTGCAAAAGCAATACGGCCTCTGATAGATGATAAAACTATCGTAGTGGTAAGTTCTGATTTTACCCATTATGGTGAAGGGTACGGTTACGTTCCTTTCAGAAAAAACATCGAAAAAAATATTAAAGCCCTTGACTATGGCACATTTGACAAAATCCTGAATAAAGACTTTGAAGGACTTAAGTCCTACCGAAAGGAGACTGGAATAAATGCTTGTGGAATAATGCCGATCGAATTGCTTTTGAAATTATTACCTGATAATGCATCGGGAGAAATTCTAAACTACGATACCTCCGGGCGCCAATCAGGGGACTTTTCCTTTTCTGTAAGTTATGCCTCCATTCTATTCACAAAACCTTCAGAGGCCAAATCAGGGCTGCATATTCCAAAGAGAGACCAGACTAATAACCAACAATTCTTTTTAACCAGCGATGAAAAGGCATTCTTACTATCTCTGGCCCGAAATACTCTGGAGATCTACACAAAAACTGGCGCTTCTCCAAAACTAGATCAGGTAAACGACAAATTAACCCTGAGATTAAAAGAAAAATACGGAGTTTTTGTAACATTAAAAAAATCTGGCGAATTGCGTGGTTGTATTGGACACATAATACCCAGAACTTCCCTCTTTCAGGGCGTTATTGAAAACACAATCAACTCCTCTTCAAACGACAGGAGATTTCCCCCTGTAGACGCTAAGGAGGTCTCTGATATCACCATAGAAATTTCGGTTTTAAGCCACCTGAAAAAGATACATAGACCTGCAGAATTTACAGCAGGCAAAGATGGAATTATCATTCGCAAAGGACATGCTAGCGCCGTATTCCTTCCGCAAGTTGCAGTGGAACAAGGATGGGATAGGGCAGAAACATTGTGCCGCCTTTGTGAAAAAGCAGGGTTATCACGCGATGCATGGAAAGATGAAGGCATGGAATTTTATGTTTTTACCGCAGACGTATTTCATGAAGCAGAAAAAACCTGA
- a CDS encoding DedA family protein, with the protein MNHTEQIGLSQVKKAGLHRRLYDWTMHWAHTPYGTIALFALAFCESSFFPIPPDVLLMALAFSVPKKSFKYAAICSLGSVLGGCFGYFIGYQFFEYVGLPILNFYGIMDKFNFVKEKYNANAFAAVSVAGFTPIPYKLFTIAAGVCKINPWTFIVASTVSRSGRFFIVAGLVYLFGPKIKEFIDKYFNIISIVFVVLLIAGFFVVKLFK; encoded by the coding sequence ATGAATCATACCGAGCAAATAGGATTATCTCAGGTCAAAAAGGCCGGGCTGCACAGAAGGCTTTACGACTGGACTATGCACTGGGCTCATACCCCTTATGGAACTATTGCCCTTTTTGCATTAGCTTTTTGCGAATCCTCCTTTTTCCCGATCCCTCCTGACGTGCTCTTGATGGCACTTGCATTCTCGGTTCCCAAAAAATCTTTCAAATACGCTGCAATCTGTTCGCTAGGCTCAGTTTTAGGTGGCTGTTTTGGTTATTTTATTGGATACCAATTCTTTGAATATGTAGGATTGCCGATCCTTAATTTTTATGGCATTATGGACAAATTCAACTTTGTCAAAGAGAAATATAACGCCAACGCTTTCGCTGCTGTATCTGTCGCCGGATTTACCCCAATTCCTTACAAACTCTTTACCATTGCGGCAGGGGTATGCAAGATCAATCCATGGACATTCATCGTAGCCTCAACAGTCAGCCGATCGGGAAGGTTTTTCATTGTGGCTGGCCTTGTTTATCTTTTTGGACCAAAAATCAAGGAATTCATTGATAAGTACTTTAATATCATCTCTATTGTATTTGTAGTATTACTGATTGCGGGCTTTTTCGTCGTCAAATTATTCAAATAA
- a CDS encoding ribose-phosphate pyrophosphokinase codes for MDKKRRLEQINHLKIFSGNANPALARKICDHLSIPLGNAYVGRFPDGEIDLKVNEDVRGADVFLVQPTCPPVNENLTELLVFIDCLKRASAARITAVLPYYGYARKDRKDEGRVPITAKLVANLITEAGADRVLTVDLHAAQIQGFFDIPVDHLLAFPVLSKYFERLKSEDLVVVTPDVGGIKLARNYSKKLEIKMAIVDKRRVGPEETEVGFVIGDVANKNVVMIDDLIATGGSIAQAANVLKEKGAKDIYVGATHPVFCGTAVDKLSVAPIKEIVVTDTIPLNEKAKGLDRKIKVLSISGLLGDAIMRIHRHESVSSLFVY; via the coding sequence ATGGATAAAAAAAGAAGACTGGAGCAAATAAACCATTTAAAGATTTTTTCAGGAAATGCAAATCCTGCTCTGGCAAGGAAAATTTGTGACCACCTGTCGATTCCACTTGGAAATGCTTATGTTGGCCGTTTTCCTGATGGAGAAATTGACCTGAAAGTAAATGAAGACGTTCGCGGGGCCGATGTGTTTTTGGTACAACCGACATGTCCGCCTGTTAATGAGAATTTGACGGAACTGCTCGTATTTATAGATTGCCTTAAGAGAGCATCGGCTGCACGTATTACAGCTGTGCTGCCATATTATGGCTATGCAAGAAAAGACAGAAAAGATGAGGGCCGCGTACCTATAACGGCAAAATTGGTAGCAAATCTTATTACCGAAGCGGGTGCCGACCGTGTGCTTACCGTGGATTTACATGCGGCTCAAATTCAAGGATTCTTTGATATTCCGGTTGACCACTTACTGGCTTTTCCTGTACTTTCAAAATATTTTGAAAGGTTAAAATCAGAGGATTTGGTGGTGGTGACGCCCGATGTCGGAGGTATAAAACTGGCCAGAAATTATTCGAAGAAATTAGAAATCAAGATGGCGATTGTAGATAAGCGAAGGGTGGGGCCGGAAGAGACCGAGGTTGGATTTGTAATAGGTGATGTAGCTAATAAAAATGTTGTAATGATCGATGATTTGATAGCCACGGGGGGGTCGATTGCTCAGGCTGCAAACGTCCTGAAAGAAAAAGGTGCCAAAGATATTTATGTGGGTGCCACCCACCCGGTGTTTTGTGGTACCGCAGTGGATAAATTATCAGTTGCACCGATTAAGGAAATTGTAGTAACAGATACGATACCCCTTAACGAAAAAGCTAAAGGATTAGACAGGAAAATAAAAGTATTGTCTATTTCTGGGCTTTTAGGGGACGCGATTATGAGAATTCACCGCCACGAATCGGTGAGTTCCCTCTTTGTTTATTAA
- the ilvD gene encoding dihydroxy-acid dehydratase, which produces MRSDKITKGIERVPARALLYATGLSREDLGKPFIGIASSFTDLIPGHVHMRSLERAIEKGIHAGGGVSFIFGVPGICDGIAMGHAGMHYSLASRDLIADIIECVVSAHCLDGLVMLTNCDKITPGMLMGVARLDIPGIVVTAGPMVSGRYGKQKLSLVKDTFEAVGRRRKGEIDDEELSCLEMDACPGPGSCQGLYTANTMACVSEALGMSLPRCAASLAISSEKERIAYKSGQQAVELVRKGITARKIMTREAFENAIMVDMALGGSTNSCLHIPAIAKEAGVEVDLKLCDSISARTPHITSLQPGGEYLLEDLYYAGGIPAVMKRLCDGLNDCATISGLSIKEIARAAEVYDEDVIRTKEGAYHKEGGIAVLYGSLSPDGAVVKQTAVSEKMMKFRGAAKVFDSEETAMAAIMGSQISSGMVVVIRYEGPRGGPGMREMLSPTAALVGMGLGESVALITDGRFSGGTQGPCIGHVSPEAMVGGPLALVEDGDEIIIDIPKRRLDLNVPEEVLVKRKAKWVPPKPKVMRGLLARYAKCVTSADKGAVLVVE; this is translated from the coding sequence TTGCGAAGTGATAAAATTACAAAGGGAATTGAACGCGTTCCGGCACGAGCTCTTTTGTATGCAACGGGTTTAAGCAGGGAAGATTTAGGTAAGCCGTTCATTGGAATTGCGAGCAGCTTTACAGATCTTATCCCAGGCCATGTGCACATGAGGTCGCTTGAGAGGGCAATCGAAAAGGGGATTCATGCGGGTGGAGGCGTTAGCTTTATTTTTGGTGTTCCAGGCATTTGTGATGGGATTGCGATGGGTCATGCCGGCATGCATTATTCCCTTGCTTCAAGAGATCTTATCGCTGATATCATTGAGTGTGTGGTGAGTGCTCACTGTTTAGACGGATTGGTAATGCTGACAAATTGTGACAAGATTACACCGGGCATGTTGATGGGGGTTGCCAGGCTGGATATCCCTGGAATTGTCGTGACTGCGGGTCCTATGGTCTCTGGGCGCTATGGTAAGCAGAAGTTGTCGTTGGTGAAAGACACCTTTGAGGCAGTTGGAAGAAGGCGCAAAGGGGAGATTGATGACGAAGAATTGTCTTGTCTGGAGATGGATGCTTGTCCTGGGCCGGGTTCATGTCAGGGGCTCTATACCGCAAATACTATGGCCTGTGTGTCAGAGGCATTAGGGATGTCGTTACCAAGATGTGCCGCATCTCTGGCAATTTCTTCGGAAAAGGAACGAATTGCTTATAAAAGCGGGCAGCAGGCGGTTGAGTTGGTCAGGAAAGGTATTACTGCCAGGAAGATTATGACTCGGGAAGCGTTTGAGAATGCCATAATGGTTGATATGGCACTTGGTGGTTCTACCAATTCCTGTTTACATATACCGGCAATTGCAAAAGAGGCAGGGGTAGAAGTTGATTTAAAGTTGTGTGATTCCATCAGCGCGAGGACTCCTCACATAACAAGCTTACAGCCAGGGGGTGAATATTTATTAGAGGACCTATATTATGCAGGGGGTATCCCTGCGGTCATGAAACGTTTGTGTGACGGCTTGAACGACTGTGCAACGATTAGTGGTTTAAGTATAAAAGAAATTGCAAGGGCAGCGGAAGTTTATGATGAAGATGTTATCAGAACAAAAGAAGGGGCTTACCATAAGGAAGGTGGAATTGCTGTTTTGTATGGAAGTTTATCGCCTGATGGCGCTGTGGTTAAGCAGACCGCAGTATCCGAGAAGATGATGAAATTCAGGGGTGCGGCGAAGGTATTCGATAGTGAAGAAACTGCAATGGCGGCTATTATGGGTTCGCAGATCAGTAGTGGTATGGTTGTGGTGATACGTTATGAAGGGCCACGTGGGGGGCCCGGAATGAGAGAGATGTTGTCTCCTACCGCTGCGCTTGTTGGTATGGGTTTGGGGGAGTCTGTGGCGTTGATTACAGATGGGCGCTTTTCAGGTGGTACGCAGGGGCCGTGTATCGGGCATGTATCCCCGGAGGCTATGGTTGGTGGCCCTCTCGCGTTGGTAGAGGATGGAGACGAAATAATTATAGACATTCCCAAACGAAGATTGGATTTAAATGTTCCGGAAGAAGTGCTCGTAAAGCGCAAGGCAAAATGGGTACCGCCCAAGCCGAAGGTAATGCGGGGTTTGTTGGCGAGATATGCAAAATGTGTAACTTCTGCTGACAAAGGGGCGGTATTGGTGGTAGAATAA
- the trpE gene encoding anthranilate synthase component I, which produces MVNRYYPTFEEFKQLSAKGNIIPVYRQLFADTLTPVSAFQKISDTGYAFLLESAAGGEKISRYSFLGTNPFLEFTCFGSRIEIKQGDKGKEVFHAQDPLEVLNKEMKSFIPVQVDGLPNFFCCGVGYVGYDTIRYYESLPNTPKNDLLIPDIQVMFYDSVIIFDHLTKTMKVVCTAKIDGELLENMYAEAINKIDRIIEKVRTPVMSLSDDITTEKEISISFSSNFEKTDFLRAVERCKEYIRAGDVFQVVISQRFKTQTNADPFNIYRVLRVINPSPYMFYLKMNNLKLIGSSPEVMVKVDGKKIVVRPIAGTRRRGKDDMEDTYFAQELIADPKERAEHIMLLDLGRNDVGRVSRYGSVHIDEKMVIEKYSHVMHITSSVCGELEAGKSAFDSLKACLPAGTLSGAPKIRAMQIIDEIEPTKRGPYGGAVGYFDFFGNINTCITIRTILLKGTDAYIQAGAGIVADSIPEREYEETLNKAKGLLKAIEIAEKIM; this is translated from the coding sequence ATGGTAAATCGTTATTATCCGACCTTTGAAGAGTTCAAACAATTGTCTGCAAAAGGCAATATTATACCCGTTTACAGACAATTGTTTGCAGATACCCTTACACCGGTCTCTGCATTCCAAAAGATTTCAGATACAGGATATGCCTTTTTGCTCGAAAGCGCGGCGGGTGGAGAAAAGATTTCCAGATATTCTTTCCTTGGTACAAATCCGTTTTTAGAATTTACCTGTTTTGGGTCTCGGATTGAGATAAAACAGGGAGACAAGGGGAAAGAAGTATTCCACGCACAAGACCCCCTGGAGGTTCTGAATAAGGAGATGAAGTCATTTATCCCCGTGCAGGTGGACGGTTTGCCTAATTTTTTCTGCTGCGGGGTAGGATATGTTGGATACGACACGATACGGTATTATGAGTCATTACCTAATACACCAAAGAACGATTTATTGATTCCAGACATTCAGGTTATGTTTTATGATTCAGTTATCATATTCGATCATTTGACAAAAACCATGAAGGTCGTTTGTACTGCAAAAATTGACGGGGAGCTTCTGGAAAACATGTATGCTGAAGCAATTAATAAAATTGACCGCATTATTGAAAAAGTACGAACACCCGTGATGTCTTTAAGCGATGACATCACGACAGAGAAGGAAATTAGTATCTCGTTTTCTTCAAACTTTGAAAAAACTGATTTTCTCAGGGCGGTAGAGCGGTGTAAGGAATATATTCGTGCTGGGGATGTATTTCAGGTGGTTATCTCTCAGCGATTTAAGACACAGACGAATGCTGACCCATTTAACATTTATCGCGTTTTGCGAGTGATCAATCCTTCTCCCTACATGTTTTATCTGAAAATGAATAACCTGAAGCTTATTGGGTCATCTCCTGAAGTTATGGTGAAGGTCGATGGGAAGAAAATTGTCGTAAGGCCTATTGCTGGAACAAGGAGAAGGGGAAAAGATGATATGGAGGATACGTATTTTGCCCAGGAATTGATTGCCGACCCCAAAGAGCGAGCAGAGCACATTATGCTTTTGGATCTGGGAAGGAATGATGTGGGAAGGGTGTCGCGTTATGGCAGTGTGCATATTGATGAAAAGATGGTGATTGAAAAATATTCACATGTGATGCACATTACTTCCAGTGTATGCGGTGAATTGGAGGCAGGAAAAAGTGCGTTTGATTCATTGAAGGCATGTTTGCCGGCTGGTACTCTTTCTGGGGCGCCCAAAATAAGGGCTATGCAGATTATTGATGAAATTGAGCCGACAAAGCGCGGGCCGTACGGGGGCGCGGTGGGATATTTCGATTTTTTTGGCAACATAAATACTTGCATAACAATACGAACGATTTTATTGAAGGGTACCGATGCCTATATTCAGGCAGGCGCTGGAATTGTGGCAGATTCTATACCAGAACGGGAATATGAAGAAACTTTAAATAAAGCTAAAGGATTGTTAAAGGCGATAGAAATTGCTGAAAAGATAATGTGA